A single genomic interval of Carassius gibelio isolate Cgi1373 ecotype wild population from Czech Republic chromosome A22, carGib1.2-hapl.c, whole genome shotgun sequence harbors:
- the LOC127943181 gene encoding CD276 antigen homolog isoform X7: protein MIFSFCFSCVFALLVNKVCLQVTVEGFIGGSVVLPCSSAQHDLKPQDINLYWVYSGSTNVFDIIKGNESEAGQDSRYKNRAKTFPEEYLRGNFSLKLINLTETDAGEYTCFIQHLSESNTVELILKESTVEKGNKTQTETDPDVKTLSSYHWVYIAVPVLLLIIVLFIIAGFIIFNYRKRAQACSFSSATTEEQTTAT from the exons ATGATCTTCAG TTTCTGTTTCAGCTGTGTGTTTGCACTGCTGGTAAATAAAG TGTGTCTGCAGGTCACAGTCGAGGGGTTTATTGGTGGTTCTGTTGTTCTGCCATGTTCTTCAGCTCAACATGATCTTAAACCTCAAGACATTAATTTGTATTGGGTGTATAGTGGAAGCACAAATGTGTTTGATATAATCAAGGGTAATGAGTCAGAAGCAGGACAAGACTCACGATACAAGAACAGAGCTAAAACCTTCCCTGAGGAATATCTGAGAGGAAACTTCTCCCTTAAACTCATCAATCTGACTGAAACTGATGCAGGAGAATACACCTGTTTCATCCAACACTTATCTGAATCAAATACAGTAGAGCTGATCCTTAAAG AATCAACAGTAGAAAAAGGAAACAAAACCCAAACAGAAACGGATCCAGATGTGAAGACATTATCATCTTATCACTGGGTTTACATTGCAGTacctgtattattattaataatagtgttGTTTATTATTGCCGGTTTCATCATATTTAACTATAGGAAAAGAGCTCAAGCTTGTTCATTCTCATCAGCCACGACTGAAGAACAAACAACAGCAACTTAA
- the LOC127943181 gene encoding CD276 antigen homolog isoform X8 produces the protein MMKLFCFSCVFALLVNKVCLQVTVEGFIGGSVVLPCSSAQHDLKPQDINLYWVYSGSTNVFDIIKGNESEAGQDSRYKNRAKTFPEEYLRGNFSLKLINLTETDAGEYTCFIQHLSESNTVELILKESTVEKGNKTQTETDPDVKTLSSYHWVYIAVPVLLLIIVLFIIAGFIIFNYRKRAQACSFSSATTEEQTTAT, from the exons ATGATGAAACT TTTCTGTTTCAGCTGTGTGTTTGCACTGCTGGTAAATAAAG TGTGTCTGCAGGTCACAGTCGAGGGGTTTATTGGTGGTTCTGTTGTTCTGCCATGTTCTTCAGCTCAACATGATCTTAAACCTCAAGACATTAATTTGTATTGGGTGTATAGTGGAAGCACAAATGTGTTTGATATAATCAAGGGTAATGAGTCAGAAGCAGGACAAGACTCACGATACAAGAACAGAGCTAAAACCTTCCCTGAGGAATATCTGAGAGGAAACTTCTCCCTTAAACTCATCAATCTGACTGAAACTGATGCAGGAGAATACACCTGTTTCATCCAACACTTATCTGAATCAAATACAGTAGAGCTGATCCTTAAAG AATCAACAGTAGAAAAAGGAAACAAAACCCAAACAGAAACGGATCCAGATGTGAAGACATTATCATCTTATCACTGGGTTTACATTGCAGTacctgtattattattaataatagtgttGTTTATTATTGCCGGTTTCATCATATTTAACTATAGGAAAAGAGCTCAAGCTTGTTCATTCTCATCAGCCACGACTGAAGAACAAACAACAGCAACTTAA